A part of Desulfobacter sp. genomic DNA contains:
- a CDS encoding aminotransferase class I/II-fold pyridoxal phosphate-dependent enzyme yields the protein METFNPEQALLNARREFGEHGGVAPSISRSATFTVMHPGTMPEIFNGLKGPEQGGCFLYSRHFNPTVDILSRYLAAMEGTEAAICTASGMSAISCAILQICNSGDHIVASESIYGGTHALFESLLPQMNIKTTFVDITDIEAVKAAVTEETKVIYTETMGNPTLKIADIPTLSDIAHKQDAKLVVDNTFSPLIFTPKNSGADVVVYSLTKYINGASDLIAGAVCADKSFIHELMDLHTGRVMLLGPTMDPRVAFDVLQRIPHLPIRMREHSRRGIAMAEMLKKMGIRVAYPGLPDHPQYEKANELANEGYGLGGILALDCGTKEKAEELMEVLQNEESFGMIAVSLGYFDTLISCSGSSTSSEIKIEDQQKMGLSPGLLRIALGFTGDLNTRMAQMERAVKKVLGV from the coding sequence ATGGAAACTTTCAATCCCGAACAGGCATTGCTCAATGCACGTAGAGAATTTGGAGAACATGGCGGCGTTGCGCCGTCCATTTCAAGGTCTGCTACTTTTACTGTCATGCATCCGGGGACCATGCCTGAAATTTTCAACGGCCTGAAAGGGCCCGAACAGGGGGGATGTTTTCTCTATAGCCGCCATTTCAATCCCACTGTAGATATTTTGTCTCGTTACCTTGCGGCCATGGAAGGAACGGAGGCTGCCATCTGTACGGCCAGCGGAATGTCTGCCATTTCCTGCGCTATTCTTCAAATATGCAACAGCGGAGATCACATTGTGGCCAGTGAGAGCATTTACGGCGGGACCCATGCCCTTTTTGAATCCCTGTTGCCCCAAATGAATATCAAAACAACTTTTGTGGATATCACAGATATTGAAGCGGTAAAAGCGGCGGTTACTGAAGAAACAAAGGTAATTTATACGGAGACCATGGGGAATCCGACACTTAAAATTGCAGATATACCCACCCTTTCAGACATCGCCCACAAACAGGATGCCAAACTGGTCGTAGACAATACCTTTTCTCCCTTGATTTTCACCCCCAAGAATTCAGGTGCCGATGTCGTCGTCTATTCTTTGACCAAATATATCAATGGGGCAAGTGATTTGATTGCCGGTGCTGTATGTGCGGACAAATCCTTTATCCATGAACTGATGGACCTGCATACGGGAAGGGTAATGTTGCTGGGGCCGACCATGGATCCCCGCGTGGCCTTTGATGTGCTCCAGAGAATCCCCCATCTGCCCATTCGGATGCGCGAGCACAGCAGAAGAGGTATCGCCATGGCCGAAATGCTCAAAAAGATGGGAATCAGGGTCGCCTATCCGGGACTGCCGGATCATCCCCAGTATGAAAAAGCAAATGAACTTGCCAATGAGGGATACGGTCTGGGCGGAATCCTGGCTCTGGACTGCGGGACCAAGGAGAAGGCGGAAGAACTCATGGAGGTGCTTCAGAATGAAGAGTCTTTTGGCATGATTGCCGTTTCCTTGGGATATTTTGATACCCTGATCAGCTGTTCCGGTTCTTCCACCTCGTCTGAAATCAAGATTGAGGATCAGCAAAAAATGGGATTGTCGCCGGGACTTCTCAGGATAGCTCTGGGATTTACCGGGGATCTTAATACCCGCATGGCGCAGATGGAACGGGCAGTAAAAAAAGTATTGGGCGTTTAA
- a CDS encoding DUF3987 domain-containing protein, producing MSEFQKERSVPPEVAERINQQVQDLMAAERREKEHQPNETSPHLYPVDQGIHCSDFRSKGGDQDTTKSPVIRRGHTVNEGGGTAGAGQPTTQAPTQVITIPDYHHQPRVPQQVDVYQSIKAATNEQRVINNYRSECERTEKNRMKDHDEYQMLQYENELARQGPIKIGDNISIPVSFPLHVLPELFQQLIVEVANSLSAPIEAVAPCLLGAIFIAVRGSSYVQIKKGYKELVTEYIAVAMGSGTNKTGIDGFFRNIFEMIEEALQAAHDKEAPKLKAKLVLLKKRKKQMEKDFLKEMEDVPEDELDEYLEICAGKLAPLEKEIATTIVCPRLLIDNPTHKALALYLQEQGGVGGLFEDEPAIWKDRVNARQDTIFLKGYNGKSYTDETSTGKSVRMPRTCFTAFSFFQTRVALDFFSKQGLKEDGLLPRILPVILPKFKGAQDPYAPTVSEALNTAYEDKIRSILKFSMPERSATDKRKTHIFNLTGEAFNIWADFKKKTNIKITEKDGEYKNCIEMASKLGGHAARLAAVVNLLEHDNPWEQPIGASAMNAGVAIAEFFAEHAKAIFNKEQLDAIGYANKILHWLELHPCRKFRPRKCYRDIGNKYTSEHCTIGLQLLAEHGYLVRYIDSNDREIVIVNPNHLHDVLNKKNKEAEGIRRPAPIPQGSPAQVYG from the coding sequence ATGAGTGAATTTCAAAAAGAGAGGTCTGTCCCCCCAGAGGTGGCAGAAAGGATAAATCAACAAGTTCAAGACCTGATGGCTGCAGAGAGAAGGGAAAAAGAACACCAGCCAAATGAAACCTCCCCCCATCTATATCCTGTCGATCAGGGCATTCATTGCTCAGATTTTAGATCCAAGGGGGGGGATCAGGACACAACAAAATCCCCCGTTATCCGACGAGGCCATACCGTAAATGAAGGGGGGGGAACCGCAGGAGCCGGGCAACCCACAACCCAAGCTCCGACTCAAGTGATAACGATACCAGATTATCATCATCAGCCACGTGTGCCACAGCAGGTGGATGTTTATCAGAGCATCAAAGCTGCTACAAATGAACAGCGGGTTATCAACAATTACCGGTCTGAGTGCGAAAGGACTGAAAAGAATCGTATGAAGGATCACGATGAATATCAAATGCTACAATACGAAAACGAATTAGCACGGCAAGGGCCAATCAAGATAGGTGATAATATTTCCATCCCTGTCAGCTTTCCACTGCATGTACTCCCGGAATTATTTCAGCAACTCATAGTTGAGGTCGCGAATTCTCTTAGTGCCCCTATCGAAGCGGTAGCACCATGTCTATTGGGAGCGATATTCATCGCTGTCCGTGGGAGTTCCTACGTACAAATTAAAAAGGGGTATAAGGAACTTGTGACGGAATATATAGCAGTTGCAATGGGATCTGGAACCAACAAAACTGGGATTGATGGATTCTTTCGAAACATTTTTGAAATGATAGAGGAAGCGTTGCAAGCCGCCCATGACAAAGAGGCTCCAAAATTGAAAGCTAAATTAGTGTTGCTGAAGAAGCGTAAAAAACAGATGGAAAAAGATTTTTTGAAAGAAATGGAGGACGTACCTGAAGATGAACTTGATGAATATTTAGAGATATGTGCAGGGAAGCTCGCACCTTTGGAGAAAGAAATAGCTACAACAATAGTTTGCCCAAGGCTACTCATTGACAATCCCACCCACAAAGCACTGGCGTTATATCTGCAGGAACAAGGTGGTGTCGGTGGATTATTTGAAGATGAACCTGCTATTTGGAAAGATAGGGTCAATGCAAGACAGGACACGATCTTTCTTAAAGGCTACAACGGAAAGTCTTATACAGATGAAACCAGTACCGGTAAATCTGTTAGAATGCCTCGGACATGTTTTACAGCGTTTTCTTTTTTTCAGACAAGAGTTGCTTTAGACTTCTTTTCAAAGCAAGGCCTTAAAGAAGATGGATTGTTGCCCAGGATATTGCCCGTAATTTTACCCAAGTTCAAAGGTGCCCAAGACCCCTACGCACCGACAGTCTCTGAAGCGCTGAATACGGCGTATGAAGATAAAATCCGGAGCATTCTAAAGTTTTCTATGCCTGAGAGATCGGCTACTGATAAAAGGAAAACACACATTTTCAATTTAACTGGAGAAGCGTTTAACATCTGGGCTGACTTTAAGAAAAAGACCAATATAAAAATAACGGAAAAAGATGGGGAATATAAAAACTGTATAGAAATGGCTTCAAAATTAGGTGGGCATGCTGCTCGTTTGGCTGCAGTTGTTAATCTGCTGGAGCATGATAATCCCTGGGAACAACCGATAGGTGCTTCGGCGATGAACGCAGGGGTGGCCATAGCCGAGTTCTTTGCGGAGCATGCTAAGGCCATTTTTAATAAAGAGCAGCTTGATGCCATAGGATATGCCAATAAGATTTTACATTGGCTTGAGTTGCATCCCTGTCGTAAATTTAGACCGAGAAAATGTTATCGTGACATTGGGAATAAATATACCTCTGAGCATTGCACAATCGGGCTTCAACTTTTAGCAGAGCATGGCTATTTAGTCAGATATATAGATTCCAATGACCGCGAGATTGTAATTGTCAACCCTAATCACTTGCACGATGTCCTCAATAAGAAGAATAAAGAGGCAGAAGGCATAAGACGCCCCGCCCCTATCCCTCAGGGGAGTCCTGCTCAAGTATATGGATAA
- a CDS encoding inovirus-type Gp2 protein, which yields MQNIFTGDEYKELPLTFSLKQNSRTHEELRQIIHCLFQYMITRHSKVYVTRITLKFPTATYHCYPHDNSTITTFMEALIRHCNRRDYDPKYLWVREVSPRSGQHHFHCLVLFNGNRVETTNWLKMKVHSLWGRVLGMDAGGYFNIDKPFWKVNEKRGIMIRRYLPECPLHYEAALQWASYLAKVYSKERQHKFLRGYGCSVL from the coding sequence ATGCAGAACATCTTCACAGGCGACGAATATAAGGAGTTGCCTCTCACCTTTTCACTGAAACAGAACAGTCGAACCCATGAAGAACTACGCCAAATTATTCATTGCCTTTTTCAATATATGATAACGCGTCACAGTAAAGTTTATGTCACACGAATAACATTGAAATTTCCCACAGCAACGTATCACTGCTATCCCCATGACAATTCCACCATCACGACATTTATGGAAGCGTTGATTCGTCATTGTAACCGCAGGGACTATGATCCTAAATATCTCTGGGTGAGAGAGGTGTCCCCAAGGTCAGGCCAGCACCACTTCCATTGCTTGGTACTGTTTAATGGAAACCGGGTAGAGACCACTAACTGGCTGAAAATGAAAGTTCATTCCTTATGGGGTAGGGTTCTGGGAATGGATGCAGGTGGATATTTCAACATAGATAAACCTTTTTGGAAGGTCAATGAGAAGCGTGGCATTATGATCAGGCGCTATCTTCCGGAGTGTCCCCTTCATTATGAAGCTGCGCTACAATGGGCTTCTTATCTCGCGAAAGTTTACAGTAAAGAGCGCCAGCATAAGTTCCTTAGGGGATATGGCTGTTCTGTATTATAA